In a genomic window of Bradyrhizobium sp. LLZ17:
- a CDS encoding DedA family protein: protein MTSFLDPLISFVSAHAWLAYLTLFLAALLEAVPVVGSVVPGSTIILALSALVPGDELKLQWVLLAAALGAVLGDGSAYWIGHKRQREILNTWPLTNYPRVVAESESFFHRFGTWAVFFARFVPPIRAFVPVTAGALDMPPARFYAINIPAILVWAPAHVLPGVLAVSALHEYAGVPDHGHPYKHIWILSVIGVAVVIGLAVWTIRRRHGSGIAEAKPRA from the coding sequence GTGACGTCATTCCTTGATCCCCTCATCTCGTTCGTTTCGGCCCATGCGTGGCTGGCCTATCTGACCCTGTTCCTGGCAGCGCTCCTCGAAGCCGTTCCGGTGGTGGGATCGGTGGTCCCGGGCTCGACCATCATCCTGGCGCTGAGCGCGCTCGTTCCCGGCGACGAGCTCAAGCTGCAATGGGTGCTGCTGGCAGCGGCGCTCGGCGCCGTCCTGGGTGACGGCTCGGCCTATTGGATCGGTCACAAGAGACAACGCGAAATCCTCAACACCTGGCCGCTGACCAATTATCCGCGCGTGGTCGCGGAGAGCGAAAGCTTCTTTCACCGCTTCGGCACCTGGGCGGTGTTCTTCGCCCGCTTCGTGCCGCCGATCCGCGCCTTTGTCCCGGTTACGGCCGGCGCGCTCGACATGCCGCCTGCGCGCTTCTACGCGATCAATATTCCGGCGATTTTGGTGTGGGCGCCTGCGCATGTGCTGCCGGGCGTGCTGGCGGTGTCGGCGCTGCACGAATATGCCGGGGTGCCGGACCACGGGCATCCGTACAAGCACATCTGGATTCTCAGCGTGATCGGCGTGGCCGTCGTCATCGGATTGGCGGTGTGGACCATCCGCCGTCGGCACGGCAGCGGCATCGCGGAAGCCAAGCCGCGGGCTTAG
- a CDS encoding ABC transporter permease, whose protein sequence is MSVLVGVLSVPAFVGVWELIARLRIVNAVLFPPPSTVAVAVLDWIHSGQFFGDLAASLFRVTAGFLIGAAGGILLGVLTGQFRLVSSLLSPLFHILRPIPPIAFVPIVILWFGLSETGKLFLVVWGVFFTVWLATHIGVQKVDRGLIRAALMLGTPRRQMLGEVVLLGALPYIVVGVRTAVSISFYTLVAAELAGAFSGIVYRIEIAQQNMQTGQVMGGLAALGLLSFVADRSFAAIAERAVWWR, encoded by the coding sequence GTGAGCGTGCTTGTCGGCGTGCTCTCCGTGCCGGCTTTCGTCGGCGTCTGGGAATTGATTGCACGATTGCGGATCGTCAATGCGGTGCTGTTTCCGCCGCCCTCGACGGTCGCTGTTGCTGTCCTGGACTGGATCCATAGCGGTCAATTCTTCGGCGATCTTGCCGCGAGCCTGTTTCGCGTCACGGCGGGATTCCTGATCGGTGCCGCCGGAGGAATCCTGCTGGGCGTCCTGACCGGTCAGTTCCGGCTGGTCTCGAGCCTGCTCTCGCCCCTGTTCCATATTCTTCGCCCGATCCCGCCAATCGCCTTTGTGCCGATCGTGATCCTGTGGTTCGGGCTGTCGGAGACGGGCAAACTGTTTCTGGTCGTCTGGGGTGTGTTCTTCACCGTGTGGCTCGCGACCCATATCGGCGTGCAGAAGGTCGACCGCGGCCTTATTCGTGCTGCGCTGATGCTCGGCACGCCCCGACGGCAGATGTTGGGCGAGGTCGTGCTTTTGGGCGCGCTACCCTACATCGTCGTCGGTGTGCGCACCGCCGTGAGCATCTCCTTTTACACGCTCGTCGCCGCTGAGCTTGCCGGCGCGTTTTCCGGCATCGTCTACCGGATCGAGATCGCGCAACAGAATATGCAGACCGGACAGGTCATGGGAGGACTTGCCGCGCTCGGACTGCTCTCATTCGTGGCCGATCGTTCCTTCGCGGCGATTGCCGAACGGGCCGTATGGTGGCGATGA
- a CDS encoding sensor histidine kinase: MLDLFGQSDEARIGEIATRYAASRSEAGPDPERRFRDLLQALPAAIYTTDAEGRITFFNHACIDFAGRTPKIGEMWCVTWKLYLPDGTPLPHDECPMAIALKQNRPVRDAEAIAERPDGSRICFMPYPTPLRDERGRLVGAVNMLVDITARKQAEERMVLLTSEVDHRANNLLAVAQAMLRLTKADSAEEFQAAFQGRLSALANVQRLFSASRWTGANLKTIVEEELRPYASRDGERIRIAGDDVQLPATLAQSIAVAVHELATNAAKYGSLSTPSGKLEIRWRTDDAGPLVLHWSESGGPGVNAPPTRKGFGVGAVDGIVRTLRGRVTRQWRSEGLLCELSFPQIVA; this comes from the coding sequence ATGCTGGACTTGTTTGGACAATCGGACGAGGCCAGGATTGGCGAGATCGCGACCCGATATGCGGCGAGCCGGAGCGAGGCGGGCCCGGATCCTGAACGGCGGTTCCGCGACTTGCTTCAGGCGCTGCCTGCCGCGATCTACACGACCGACGCTGAGGGTCGCATCACCTTCTTCAATCATGCCTGCATCGATTTCGCCGGTCGCACGCCAAAGATCGGCGAAATGTGGTGCGTGACCTGGAAGCTCTATCTGCCCGACGGCACCCCGCTTCCGCACGACGAATGTCCGATGGCCATCGCGCTCAAGCAGAACCGGCCGGTGCGCGATGCCGAGGCGATCGCGGAACGGCCGGACGGCTCCCGGATCTGCTTCATGCCCTATCCGACGCCGCTGCGCGACGAGCGCGGCCGGCTGGTCGGTGCGGTGAACATGCTGGTCGACATCACGGCGCGAAAGCAGGCGGAGGAGCGGATGGTGCTGCTCACGTCCGAAGTCGATCACCGTGCGAACAACTTGCTCGCAGTGGCTCAGGCGATGCTGCGGCTGACCAAGGCGGATAGCGCGGAAGAGTTCCAGGCCGCCTTTCAAGGCCGGCTCAGCGCGCTTGCCAACGTGCAGCGGCTGTTCTCGGCGTCGCGCTGGACCGGCGCTAATCTGAAGACCATCGTCGAAGAGGAACTGAGGCCTTATGCAAGCCGCGACGGCGAGCGGATCAGGATCGCGGGAGACGACGTCCAGCTGCCGGCGACGCTGGCGCAATCGATCGCAGTCGCCGTGCACGAGCTTGCAACCAACGCCGCCAAGTACGGATCGTTGTCGACGCCTTCGGGAAAGCTGGAGATCCGCTGGCGGACCGATGATGCAGGACCTCTCGTGCTGCACTGGTCGGAGAGCGGCGGTCCGGGGGTCAACGCGCCACCGACGCGCAAGGGCTTTGGGGTCGGCGCGGTCGACGGCATCGTCCGGACCTTGCGCGGAAGGGTCACCCGGCAGTGGAGGTCGGAGGGACTGTTGTGCGAACTGTCCTTCCCGCAGATCGTTGCCTAG
- a CDS encoding amidase family protein → MAAGHVAFALGTDTGGSGRIPAGFNGIVGVKPTVGLVSSRGLVPNCPTLDCPSIFCNSAAEGKLLLELIAGFDDHDPYSRKALAASPVFPDRFRFGRMSASQLNSFGMPECDALYEQACERLAGLGGQAIEIDFTPFAEAGEMLFSGPWIAERYASVSKLIDIDHGELLEVTRKVLHSAAQFTGADAFAAQHRLLKLRRQVELLFRQMDVLVVPTAPRPYTIADMLEDPVNLNSRLGHYSYFANLLDLCAVALPNATLPTGMPMGVTLLAPAWHDHALLDFASRWQPEQGGARFDLKVYSRGAG, encoded by the coding sequence GTGGCGGCCGGCCATGTTGCTTTCGCGCTTGGAACCGACACCGGCGGCTCCGGCCGGATACCGGCAGGTTTCAACGGCATCGTCGGCGTCAAGCCGACGGTCGGCCTGGTCTCGTCGCGCGGGCTGGTCCCGAACTGCCCGACGCTCGATTGTCCGTCGATCTTTTGCAATTCCGCCGCCGAGGGCAAACTGTTGCTGGAGCTCATCGCGGGCTTCGACGACCACGATCCATATAGCCGCAAGGCACTGGCTGCATCGCCCGTTTTTCCCGATCGATTCCGCTTCGGACGCATGTCCGCTTCACAGCTGAATTCATTCGGGATGCCCGAATGCGACGCGCTCTACGAGCAGGCCTGCGAGCGGCTTGCGGGCTTGGGGGGCCAGGCCATCGAGATCGACTTCACGCCTTTCGCCGAGGCCGGCGAAATGCTGTTTTCGGGACCCTGGATCGCCGAACGCTATGCGTCGGTCAGCAAGCTCATCGACATCGATCATGGTGAGTTGCTGGAGGTCACGCGCAAGGTTCTGCATTCCGCGGCGCAGTTCACCGGAGCGGATGCATTCGCGGCGCAACACCGTCTCTTGAAGCTGCGGCGGCAGGTGGAGCTGCTGTTCAGGCAAATGGATGTTCTTGTGGTGCCGACCGCACCACGTCCCTACACCATTGCGGACATGCTGGAGGACCCCGTCAACCTTAACAGCCGGCTGGGTCATTACTCCTATTTCGCCAATCTTCTGGACCTGTGCGCGGTCGCTCTTCCGAATGCGACGCTTCCTACCGGCATGCCCATGGGCGTCACCCTGTTGGCACCTGCATGGCACGACCACGCCCTTCTGGATTTCGCATCACGATGGCAGCCGGAGCAGGGCGGCGCTCGCTTCGATCTTAAAGTCTATTCGCGCGGCGCCGGCTAA
- a CDS encoding BolA family protein — MATRDTISNKLQEAFTPESLRVVDESHLHEGHSGHRPSGETHFRVYIVSQAFKGKSRVERHRMINAALAAELLGSVHALAIHAQAPGEGGT, encoded by the coding sequence ATGGCCACACGAGACACTATCAGCAACAAGTTGCAGGAAGCTTTCACGCCGGAAAGCCTCCGCGTCGTCGACGAGTCACATTTGCATGAGGGCCATTCCGGCCATCGGCCGAGCGGCGAGACGCACTTCCGCGTTTATATCGTGTCTCAGGCCTTCAAAGGGAAGAGCCGGGTCGAGCGCCACCGCATGATAAATGCGGCGCTGGCCGCGGAACTCTTGGGCAGCGTGCACGCGCTGGCGATCCACGCGCAGGCACCGGGGGAAGGCGGGACGTAA
- a CDS encoding Crp/Fnr family transcriptional regulator → MAAATLRATAGIMLAESDTLVGSLPGLLDPLSEADRRRVLAIGRKEVLQTGKHVWRQGDTQNGIYLIESGRIRSYAAPSGREVTLAYWFAGNFVGGPDLFGAGAHMWSSVAVEHSRLLFLPGAALRELALQSASIAVALLDALAFKARCYSAMAQMLGTRSVTERLQRLLIFLSNIYGSQQGRDIVIGIPFTHGDLANLTGATRQWVTVQLSRMQARGIIRYDRGQIVILNLRALDLELV, encoded by the coding sequence ATGGCAGCGGCAACTCTCAGGGCCACGGCCGGGATCATGCTGGCGGAGTCCGATACCCTGGTCGGCTCGCTGCCAGGCCTGCTCGATCCGCTCAGCGAGGCTGACCGCCGCCGCGTCCTGGCAATCGGACGCAAGGAAGTCCTGCAAACCGGCAAGCATGTCTGGCGCCAGGGCGACACGCAGAACGGCATCTATCTGATCGAATCCGGCCGGATCCGCAGCTATGCAGCCCCCTCCGGGCGCGAGGTGACGCTGGCCTACTGGTTTGCCGGGAATTTCGTCGGCGGGCCGGACCTGTTCGGAGCCGGCGCGCATATGTGGTCTTCCGTTGCAGTCGAACACAGCCGGCTGCTGTTTCTGCCCGGCGCCGCTCTGCGGGAACTTGCGCTTCAGTCGGCGAGCATCGCGGTGGCGCTTCTGGACGCGCTGGCCTTCAAGGCCAGGTGCTACTCCGCGATGGCGCAAATGCTCGGCACGCGGTCGGTGACCGAGCGGCTGCAGCGTCTGCTGATCTTTCTTTCGAACATCTACGGATCGCAGCAGGGCCGCGACATCGTGATCGGCATTCCCTTCACCCACGGCGACCTCGCCAACCTGACCGGCGCGACACGGCAATGGGTGACGGTGCAGCTTTCGCGCATGCAGGCGAGAGGCATCATCCGTTACGACAGGGGCCAGATCGTCATCCTGAACCTGCGCGCCCTCGATCTCGAACTGGTTTAG
- a CDS encoding ABC transporter ATP-binding protein, whose amino-acid sequence MVAMMHNPLRPPPPLRLVDAPPSPSSATSQPIIRVEDVSIVFDVPRGQLIAVDRVSLAVASGEFVSLVGPSGCGKSTLLNAMAGLERPFEGQVTVAGKQMLAPRADIGMVFQQPHLFPWKSVRRNIAHGPRALGKPKAEALRIADQLIDMIGLTKFAAAYPHTLSGGMQQRVAIARALANQPRVLLMDEPFGALDAQTRAVMQDNLLELRDRINATIVFVTHDIDEAILLSDRVLIMSAGPGRILRDLPVNLPRPRSSAILTDPAYLALKRDCLDLIRTEGRKAFEQMETVS is encoded by the coding sequence ATGGTGGCGATGATGCACAACCCGCTTCGTCCGCCCCCACCGCTGCGATTGGTGGATGCTCCGCCCTCACCTTCCTCGGCAACATCTCAGCCGATCATCCGCGTCGAGGATGTCAGCATCGTCTTCGACGTGCCGCGCGGCCAGTTGATTGCGGTAGACCGGGTGTCACTGGCCGTGGCGTCAGGCGAATTCGTCTCGCTAGTTGGTCCCTCGGGCTGCGGCAAGTCCACGCTCTTGAACGCGATGGCGGGTCTCGAACGGCCGTTCGAAGGCCAGGTGACGGTGGCTGGCAAGCAGATGCTGGCGCCGAGAGCGGATATCGGGATGGTGTTCCAGCAGCCGCATCTATTCCCGTGGAAATCGGTGCGGCGGAATATCGCTCACGGGCCCCGCGCGCTCGGCAAGCCGAAAGCGGAGGCGCTGCGCATTGCGGACCAGCTCATCGACATGATCGGGCTGACAAAATTCGCGGCCGCCTACCCCCACACGCTGTCGGGCGGCATGCAGCAGCGGGTCGCGATTGCACGCGCGCTGGCAAACCAGCCGCGTGTCCTGCTGATGGACGAACCGTTCGGCGCTCTGGACGCGCAGACCCGGGCGGTGATGCAGGACAATCTTCTCGAACTGCGCGACCGCATCAACGCCACCATCGTTTTTGTCACGCACGATATCGACGAAGCCATTCTGCTGTCCGATCGTGTGCTGATCATGAGCGCCGGGCCGGGCCGCATCCTGCGCGATCTTCCGGTCAACCTGCCCCGCCCGCGCTCGAGCGCCATCCTGACCGATCCGGCCTATCTCGCCCTCAAGCGCGACTGCCTCGACCTGATCCGCACCGAAGGCCGCAAGGCGTTCGAGCAAATGGAAACGGTGAGCTAG
- a CDS encoding NrtA/SsuA/CpmA family ABC transporter substrate-binding protein, translated as MRSTTALRIGLFAISACAGSLNSGARAEEMLKARLAQNLAPISGLAIVAKTNGLFAKQGLDISVSNFTSGKQCLDTVVGGGADIATTAEAPVTAAAMAQQPIAFVAGMEYSDLKTMTAGSAAIRTKADLRGKRIGFTAGTGSEVYTSVLLKAAGLTAKDVTLVNLRPQEMLPALAAGSLDAFDTWEPHVANAKKALGEAAVPLDTKGLYSESFNIVVMRSYLDANPAIVGKFLTALIEAEGWVKAHPDEAIDIVATASGMKRDDLAPIWPDYVFHVRLDDKLLETLKTHAGWRLETGNHPPGAVMPDFSKIIATAPLKALDAARVTLSANP; from the coding sequence ATGCGCTCGACAACAGCTCTTCGCATCGGCTTGTTTGCGATCTCGGCGTGTGCCGGCAGCCTGAATTCCGGCGCCAGGGCCGAAGAGATGCTGAAGGCACGGCTTGCACAGAATCTCGCGCCGATTTCGGGCCTCGCGATCGTCGCCAAGACCAACGGCCTCTTTGCCAAGCAGGGGCTCGATATCTCCGTTTCGAATTTCACCAGCGGAAAGCAGTGCCTCGACACGGTGGTGGGCGGAGGCGCGGACATCGCAACGACCGCCGAAGCCCCGGTCACCGCGGCCGCCATGGCCCAGCAGCCGATCGCCTTCGTGGCCGGCATGGAATACTCCGATCTGAAGACAATGACGGCCGGCTCCGCCGCGATCAGGACGAAGGCCGATTTGCGCGGCAAGCGCATCGGCTTCACGGCCGGGACCGGCAGCGAGGTCTACACGTCGGTCCTGTTGAAGGCGGCGGGGCTCACCGCCAAGGACGTGACGCTGGTCAATCTTCGCCCCCAGGAGATGCTGCCGGCGCTGGCGGCGGGGAGTCTGGATGCGTTCGATACCTGGGAGCCGCATGTAGCGAATGCAAAGAAGGCTCTCGGCGAGGCTGCCGTCCCGCTCGACACCAAAGGGCTCTACTCGGAGAGCTTCAACATTGTCGTGATGCGGTCCTATCTCGACGCCAATCCCGCCATCGTCGGCAAATTCCTGACGGCTCTCATTGAAGCCGAGGGCTGGGTCAAGGCGCATCCGGATGAAGCAATCGACATTGTTGCCACTGCATCCGGCATGAAGCGCGACGACCTGGCGCCGATCTGGCCGGATTACGTCTTTCACGTGCGCCTCGACGACAAGCTGCTCGAGACGCTGAAGACGCACGCCGGCTGGCGGCTTGAAACCGGCAATCATCCGCCGGGGGCGGTCATGCCCGATTTCTCCAAGATCATCGCGACTGCGCCGCTGAAAGCGCTGGATGCCGCACGTGTGACATTGTCGGCCAATCCATGA
- a CDS encoding J domain-containing protein has protein sequence MPIDSSKFFDSIRVKPTKGKPEAKPRDTVVNCEWTGCQNKGAHRAPKGRENSREYWHFCLNHVREYNQNYNFFSGMNADAVARYQKDALTGHRPTWKMGANGGVKKGAEAEIDGAFDPFSMFAELNGRTGWRKGPEAQPKVETRKVMNAERKALQVMGLGPDSTLADVKSKYKALVKQHHPDANGGDRSTEDRLIEIIKAYNYLKTVVRES, from the coding sequence ATGCCGATCGATTCATCAAAATTCTTCGACTCGATCCGGGTCAAGCCGACCAAGGGCAAGCCGGAAGCGAAGCCGCGCGATACCGTGGTCAATTGCGAATGGACGGGGTGTCAGAACAAGGGCGCGCACCGCGCGCCCAAGGGCCGCGAGAATTCGCGCGAGTACTGGCACTTCTGCCTGAACCATGTGCGCGAGTACAACCAGAACTACAATTTCTTCTCCGGCATGAATGCCGACGCCGTAGCGCGCTACCAGAAGGATGCGCTGACCGGCCACCGTCCGACTTGGAAAATGGGCGCCAATGGCGGCGTCAAGAAGGGCGCCGAAGCCGAGATCGACGGCGCCTTCGATCCGTTCAGCATGTTCGCGGAGCTCAACGGCCGCACCGGCTGGCGCAAGGGTCCGGAGGCCCAGCCCAAGGTTGAAACCCGCAAGGTGATGAACGCCGAGCGCAAGGCGCTCCAGGTCATGGGCCTCGGCCCCGATTCCACGCTCGCCGACGTCAAGTCCAAGTACAAGGCGCTGGTGAAGCAGCACCACCCCGATGCCAATGGCGGCGATCGCTCCACCGAGGACCGCCTGATCGAGATCATCAAGGCGTATAATTATCTGAAGACGGTGGTGCGCGAGAGCTAG
- a CDS encoding lipocalin-like domain-containing protein, whose product MNLRVIFTTCIIAAFGSSMMPFDALGQKQSLKEQLVGTWMLLSWEQKKADGSKVERYGTSPTGMAIFDAGGKYIITVMQSDRSKYASNALWQATPEENKETADGTITYFGTYSLREAESSIAIHVERQFLSKLEWHGPEALFHHCWRPADIDRSSTGWRRSGRGLEASKLIGLSACGPLTGPPRRTGHLRFRRQTDLLSFARLIGFTGHAPSSPFPFARTPCGLRCGSGRGSRA is encoded by the coding sequence ATGAATTTGCGAGTGATTTTTACCACATGCATAATTGCAGCTTTTGGATCGTCCATGATGCCCTTCGATGCGCTCGGCCAGAAACAATCGTTGAAAGAGCAACTGGTTGGTACGTGGATGCTGCTCTCTTGGGAGCAGAAGAAAGCTGACGGTAGCAAAGTCGAGCGTTACGGGACGAGCCCGACAGGCATGGCGATCTTTGACGCGGGCGGAAAATACATCATAACAGTGATGCAATCAGATCGGTCCAAATACGCCAGTAACGCGCTATGGCAGGCTACCCCTGAAGAAAACAAAGAAACGGCGGACGGCACGATCACTTACTTCGGGACTTATTCGCTGCGAGAGGCAGAGAGCAGCATCGCAATACATGTCGAAAGGCAGTTCCTTTCCAAACTGGAATGGCACGGACCAGAAGCGCTTTTTCACCATTGCTGGCGACCAGCTGACATTGACCGTTCGTCCACCGGGTGGAGACGTAGTGGACGTGGTTTGGAAGCGAGCAAACTGATCGGTTTGTCAGCTTGTGGCCCGTTAACCGGCCCGCCGAGGCGAACCGGCCATCTCCGGTTTCGAAGGCAAACGGACCTGCTTTCCTTCGCGCGTCTGATCGGATTTACGGGACACGCTCCTAGCTCACCGTTTCCATTTGCTCGAACGCCTTGCGGCCTTCGGTGCGGATCAGGTCGAGGCAGTCGCGCTTGA
- the cobS gene encoding cobaltochelatase subunit CobS — translation MTTAALSKVEEVSGLPDMKVSVRQVFGIDTDLEVPAYSEVDPHVPEVDADYRFDRATTLAILAGFAKNRRVMVTGYHGTGKSTHIEQVAARLNWPCVRVNLDSHISRIDLVGKDSIVVRDGKQVTEFRDGILPWALQHNIALVFDEYDAGRPDVMFVIQRVLEVSGRLTLLDQNKVIKPHPAFRMFSTANTVGLGDTSGLYHGTQQINQGQMDRWSIVTTLNYLSHDEEVEIVLAKAKHYRTQEGRDIVNKMVRLADLSRNAFANGDLSTVMSPRTVITWAENADIFGDIGFAFRVTFLNKCDELERPLVAEFYQRCFNAELAESAVNVALS, via the coding sequence ATGACGACCGCCGCCCTGTCCAAAGTTGAGGAAGTTTCCGGTCTGCCCGACATGAAAGTGTCGGTGCGCCAGGTCTTTGGGATCGATACCGATCTCGAAGTGCCGGCCTATTCCGAAGTCGATCCTCACGTCCCGGAAGTCGATGCCGACTACCGCTTCGACCGCGCTACCACGCTTGCCATTCTCGCCGGTTTCGCCAAAAACCGCCGCGTCATGGTGACCGGCTATCACGGCACCGGCAAATCCACCCATATCGAGCAGGTTGCGGCGCGCCTGAACTGGCCCTGCGTCCGCGTCAACCTCGACAGCCACATCAGCCGTATCGACCTCGTCGGCAAGGACTCGATCGTGGTCCGCGACGGCAAGCAGGTCACCGAATTCCGCGACGGCATCCTGCCCTGGGCGCTTCAGCACAACATCGCGCTGGTGTTCGACGAATACGACGCCGGCCGCCCCGACGTGATGTTCGTGATCCAGCGCGTGCTGGAAGTGTCCGGCCGCCTGACGCTGCTCGACCAGAACAAGGTGATCAAGCCGCACCCGGCGTTCCGCATGTTTTCGACCGCCAACACCGTCGGCCTCGGCGACACTTCGGGCCTCTATCACGGCACCCAGCAGATCAACCAGGGCCAGATGGACCGCTGGTCGATCGTCACGACGCTGAACTACCTCAGCCACGACGAGGAAGTGGAGATCGTGCTGGCCAAGGCCAAGCACTATCGCACCCAGGAGGGCCGCGACATCGTCAACAAGATGGTGCGGCTGGCCGATCTCTCGCGTAACGCGTTCGCCAATGGCGATCTGTCGACGGTGATGAGCCCGCGCACGGTGATCACCTGGGCGGAGAACGCCGACATCTTCGGCGATATCGGCTTCGCGTTCCGCGTCACCTTCCTCAACAAATGCGACGAGCTCGAGCGTCCGCTGGTCGCCGAGTTCTATCAGCGCTGCTTCAACGCGGAGCTGGCGGAATCGGCCGTCAACGTGGCGCTGAGCTGA
- the aroB gene encoding 3-dehydroquinate synthase — protein sequence MTAPLKHSDSVVVDVALGDRAYDIVIGRGVLGSLGARIAALRPGVRTAVVTDRTVAKHWLEPAEASLAASGIPTSRIVVEEGEISKTYAGLSKVSEALIAAKIERNDLVIALGGGVVGDLAGFAAAILRRGVDFVQVPTSLLAQVDSSVGGKTGINSPQGKNLLGAFHQPVLVVADTAVLDTLSPRQFRAGYAEVAKYGVLGDEGFFSWLETNHADIAKGGSAREHAIATSCRAKAGVVSRDERETGERALLNLGHTFGHALEAATGFSDRLFHGEGVAIGMTLAAQFSARLGMISEADAARVERHLIEAGLPTRLQDIAGFAQEGLADADALLGLMAQDKKVKRGKLTFILLEAVGRAVIANDVEPAPVRDFLKEKLAQKI from the coding sequence ATGACTGCGCCTTTGAAACATTCCGATTCCGTCGTCGTCGACGTCGCGCTCGGCGACCGTGCCTATGACATCGTCATCGGCCGCGGCGTGCTTGGCTCGCTGGGGGCGCGGATTGCGGCCTTGCGGCCGGGCGTGCGCACCGCTGTGGTGACCGACCGCACCGTCGCAAAGCACTGGCTCGAACCCGCCGAGGCGTCGCTCGCGGCGAGCGGCATTCCGACCTCGCGCATCGTCGTCGAGGAAGGCGAGATCTCGAAAACCTATGCCGGGCTGAGCAAGGTCAGCGAGGCCCTGATCGCCGCAAAAATCGAGCGCAACGATCTCGTCATCGCGCTCGGCGGCGGCGTGGTCGGCGATCTCGCCGGCTTTGCGGCGGCGATCCTGCGTCGCGGCGTCGATTTCGTGCAGGTCCCGACCTCGCTGCTGGCGCAGGTCGATTCCTCCGTCGGCGGCAAGACCGGCATCAATTCGCCGCAGGGCAAGAACCTGCTCGGCGCGTTCCACCAGCCGGTGCTGGTGGTCGCCGACACCGCCGTGCTCGACACGCTGTCGCCGCGGCAATTCCGGGCCGGCTATGCCGAGGTGGCCAAATACGGGGTGCTCGGCGACGAGGGCTTCTTCAGCTGGCTGGAGACAAACCACGCCGATATCGCCAAGGGCGGCTCCGCGCGCGAGCACGCGATCGCGACGTCCTGCCGCGCCAAGGCAGGTGTCGTCTCACGCGACGAGCGCGAGACCGGAGAACGCGCGCTGCTCAATCTCGGCCATACCTTTGGTCACGCGCTGGAAGCCGCGACCGGCTTCTCCGATCGTCTGTTCCACGGCGAGGGCGTCGCGATCGGCATGACACTGGCCGCGCAGTTCTCGGCGAGGCTCGGCATGATCAGCGAGGCGGATGCGGCGCGTGTCGAACGCCATCTCATCGAGGCCGGCCTGCCGACCCGCTTGCAGGATATCGCAGGCTTCGCGCAGGAAGGCCTTGCCGATGCCGACGCGCTGCTGGGCTTGATGGCGCAGGACAAGAAGGTCAAGCGCGGCAAGCTGACGTTCATTCTGCTGGAGGCGGTCGGGCGCGCCGTCATCGCCAACGACGTCGAGCCTGCTCCGGTCCGCGACTTCCTCAAGGAAAAGCTCGCGCAGAAGATATGA
- a CDS encoding histidine kinase, which yields MPSLFRFLTVVAVIAGIVYGVVFALANYVNPKPREMTVTIPPDKFLKK from the coding sequence ATGCCCAGCCTGTTCCGCTTCCTGACGGTCGTCGCCGTGATCGCCGGCATCGTCTACGGCGTGGTCTTCGCGCTGGCGAATTACGTCAATCCCAAACCGCGGGAAATGACCGTGACCATCCCGCCGGATAAGTTTCTCAAGAAATAG